Proteins found in one Quercus robur chromosome 2, dhQueRobu3.1, whole genome shotgun sequence genomic segment:
- the LOC126713195 gene encoding NAC domain-containing protein 43-like, producing MAEDMNLSINGQSQVPPGFRFHPTEEELLHYYLRKKVAYEKIDLDVIREVDLNKLEPWDIQEKCKIGSTPQNDWYFFSHKDKKYPTGTRTNRATAAGFWKATGRDKIIYSGFKRIGLRKTLVFYKGRAPHGQKSDWIMHEYRLDENIHDTNVSNSVGESMAEDGWVVCRVFKKKNYQKALESPKTSSMSMDSNNELLASRNDEVLDQILMYMGRTCKLENESFNNINISDNSNPLRFLTAKQTSNFSEGLHDRFMHLPRLESPNLPSLPINNSPFDHQDHNFKACYQAFDEMLNETEPSTTNQASGCDTHMTPVHDHDPKTRLSDWVAFDRMVASQLNGQEETSKQLSCFSDPNMGFCPPHHDDVQLSDLRTSRLGQISPVYNTTENDIWSFTKSSSPSSSDPLSHLSV from the exons ATGGCAGAAGATATGAATCTGTCCATAAATGGTCAATCTCAGGTCCCTCCAGGCTTTCGATTTCATCCCACAGAAGAGGAACTTCTTCACTACTATCTGAGGAAGAAAGTTGCCTATGAGAAGATTGACCTTGATGTAATCCGTGAAGTTGATCTTAACAAGCTCGAGCCATGGGATATTCAAG AGAAATGCAAGATTGGATCCACCCCACAGAATGATTGGTACTTTTTTAGCCACAAAGATAAAAAGTACCCGACTGGGACTCGAACAAATCGTGCTACAGCAGCTGGGTTTTGGAAGGCTACAGGCCGAGATAAGATCATCTATAGCGGCTTTAAAAGAATTGGATTGAGGAAGACCCTAGTGTTCTACAAGGGAAGAGCTCCACATGGACAAAAATCAGATTGGATCATGCATGAGTACAGGCTAGATGAAAACATCCATGACACTAAC GTTTCTAATTCAGTAGGAGAGTCAATGGCTGAAGATGGGTGGGTGGTTTGCCGTGTATTCAAAAAGAAGAATTATCAGAAGGCCCTAGAGAGTCCTAAAACCTCCTCTATGTCTATGGACTCCAACAATGAGCTACTAGCTTCAAGAAATGACGAGGTCTTGGATCAAATACTTATGTACATGGGAAGGACTTGCAAGCTTGAAAACGAGTCATTCAACAATATTAACATCTCTGACAACAGTAACCCCTTGAGATTTCTGACTGCAAAGCAAACAAGCAACTTCAGTGAAGGGCTTCATGATAGGTTCATGCATCTCCCACGGCTGGAGAGTCCAAACCTTCCTTCACTTCCCATCAATAACTCTCCCTTTGATCATCAAGACCATAATTTCAAAGCTTGTTATCAAGCATTTGATGAAATGCTCAATGAAACTGAACCTTCTACTACCAACCAAGCTAGTGGCTGTGATACTCACATGACCCCAGTTCATGATCATGACCCAAAAACTAGGCTCAGTGATTGGGTTGCCTTTGATCGAATGGTAGCTTCTCAGCTTAATGGCCAAGAAGAGACATCCAAGCAATTATCTTGCTTTAGTGACCCCAACATGGGCTTTTGTCCTCCTCATCATGATGATGTACAATTGTCAGACCTACGTACCAGTCGGCTAGGTCAAATCTCACCCGTCTACAATACTACCGAGAATGATATATGGAGCTTTACaaaatcatcatcaccatcttcatcagaccctttgtccCACTTGTCTGTATAA